From the Deinococcus radiophilus genome, one window contains:
- a CDS encoding HAD family hydrolase produces the protein MTLDDLGYRSKREVFPALVQEFGLAVSPEELFADFGLLLRQAQPMPHAAEVLAELRRRDVRLGLVTNGWSAVQRECLERCGLSGAFGVVLISEEVGLSKPDPRIYTLALDELEVTAEDAWFVGDSPRNDIQGPQEVGLRAAYLPGGHPLTSEQPDAVLRGLRDVLDLSEW, from the coding sequence ATGACGCTGGATGACCTCGGCTACCGCTCCAAGCGGGAAGTGTTTCCTGCCTTGGTTCAGGAGTTCGGGTTGGCCGTTTCACCGGAAGAATTATTCGCTGACTTCGGTTTGCTGCTGCGCCAGGCTCAGCCTATGCCCCACGCCGCCGAGGTGCTGGCCGAGCTGCGCCGCCGGGACGTACGGCTGGGCCTCGTGACGAACGGTTGGTCGGCCGTGCAGCGCGAATGTCTGGAACGCTGTGGCCTGAGCGGAGCTTTCGGCGTGGTGCTGATCAGTGAAGAAGTGGGCCTCAGCAAGCCAGACCCGCGCATCTACACCCTGGCGCTGGACGAGCTGGAAGTGACGGCGGAGGATGCCTGGTTCGTGGGTGACTCGCCGCGCAATGACATCCAGGGTCCACAGGAGGTGGGCCTACGGGCCGCCTATCTGCCGGGCGGGCATCCATTGACCTCAGAACAGCCGGACGCGGTGCTGCGTGGTCTCCGCGATGTGCTGGATCTGAGCGAATGGTGA
- the hrpB gene encoding ATP-dependent helicase HrpB: MTDLPALTALPDLRTTLAAHPLVLLQAPTGAGKSTALPLELLAEPWLAGRKVLLLQPRRVAVRGVAARLAAQLGQNVGETVGSRVRFESRVSGATQLEVMTEGILTRRLGRDPELSDVGLVILDEFHERSLNADLALALLREVQGALRDDLRVLIMSATLDADLPARLGAPLVRSEGRTYPVEVRYAQAEPGGRIGDTVAGAVRRALAEESGDVLAFLPGVAEIRQAQAALSEVDAVVLPLYGELPPTEQARAVTPDPQGQRRVILATSIAETSLTIEGVRVVVDSGQRRSQAYDPSTGLTGLRTGRVTRAEAEQRAGRAGRTAPGVVYRLWPERTQALLAADRPPEMLGADLGPLRLELAAWGVTDPGSMEWLDAPPSPAWSAAGEVLRGLDALDSGGRVTEAGEALLRFPTHPRLAHLLAEGRTGLAADVAALLEERGPRLDGADLTERVAALRQARGSGRLGEWAGAERLARQWRRLLDVPQDDAQPDAEHVGWLVALAYPERVALLRPGERGRYLLAGGQGAELSPDDPLSGQSALAVAHLDGVAEGRRGPEGRIFLAAPLARQELEARATWQPRTDWDSRTGRLLAQEEWRVGALVLDTRPLREPDPHAAAAAVARAVTREGLHLLTFSPAAQSLRDRVNSLRTWRPDEGWPNLSDAALLRSTDIWLAPFLAGIRSREALARLDLLPALQAQLPWPLASQLDDLAPTHLTVPSGNRIRLDYAPDGSPPVLAVKVQELFGLNDTPTVNAGRTAVLLHLLSPARRPVQVTQDLRSFWQHGYFEVRKDLRGRYPKHPWPDDPASHAPTAKTKRALERG, encoded by the coding sequence ATGACTGATCTCCCTGCCCTCACCGCCCTGCCGGATCTCCGCACCACCCTGGCCGCTCATCCGTTGGTGCTGCTTCAGGCCCCGACCGGCGCGGGCAAATCCACGGCCCTACCGCTGGAGTTGCTGGCTGAACCCTGGCTGGCGGGGCGCAAAGTGCTGCTGCTTCAGCCCCGGCGGGTGGCGGTGCGTGGGGTAGCGGCGCGGTTGGCAGCACAGTTGGGGCAGAACGTGGGCGAGACGGTGGGCAGCCGGGTCCGTTTCGAGTCGCGGGTTTCCGGAGCCACCCAGCTGGAGGTCATGACCGAGGGCATTCTGACCCGCCGCCTGGGGCGTGACCCGGAGCTCAGTGACGTGGGCCTGGTCATTCTGGACGAATTTCACGAGCGGAGCCTGAATGCTGATCTGGCCCTGGCCCTGCTGCGTGAAGTGCAGGGGGCGCTGCGCGATGACCTGCGCGTACTGATCATGTCGGCCACGTTGGACGCCGACCTGCCTGCCCGCTTGGGCGCGCCGCTGGTCCGCAGCGAGGGCCGCACCTATCCAGTCGAGGTGCGGTATGCCCAGGCCGAGCCAGGCGGGCGCATCGGGGACACGGTGGCCGGGGCAGTGCGCCGAGCACTGGCCGAGGAAAGCGGTGATGTCCTGGCCTTCTTACCGGGCGTGGCCGAAATCCGTCAGGCTCAGGCGGCGCTGAGTGAAGTGGACGCTGTAGTGTTGCCACTCTACGGTGAGCTGCCGCCTACCGAGCAGGCCCGTGCTGTGACGCCTGATCCGCAGGGACAGCGGAGGGTTATCCTGGCAACCTCTATCGCAGAAACGTCGCTTACCATTGAAGGCGTACGGGTGGTGGTGGACAGCGGGCAGCGACGTTCTCAGGCTTACGATCCCAGCACGGGCCTGACTGGCCTACGAACCGGACGCGTGACCCGCGCTGAGGCAGAACAGCGGGCTGGACGTGCAGGCCGCACTGCGCCTGGCGTGGTGTACCGGCTGTGGCCGGAGCGGACCCAGGCGCTGCTGGCGGCTGACCGCCCTCCTGAAATGCTTGGGGCTGACCTGGGCCCACTGCGGCTGGAACTGGCGGCCTGGGGCGTGACTGATCCGGGCAGCATGGAGTGGCTGGACGCGCCGCCTTCTCCCGCATGGTCCGCTGCCGGCGAAGTGTTGCGCGGTCTGGACGCTCTGGACAGTGGGGGCCGTGTCACCGAGGCGGGAGAGGCCTTGCTGCGTTTCCCTACCCATCCCCGTTTGGCGCACCTGCTGGCCGAAGGCCGCACCGGATTGGCCGCCGATGTGGCCGCACTGCTCGAAGAACGCGGCCCACGCCTGGACGGGGCCGATCTCACTGAGCGGGTGGCTGCGCTGCGTCAGGCCAGAGGGTCTGGGCGGCTAGGGGAATGGGCGGGTGCCGAACGGCTGGCGCGGCAATGGCGGCGCTTGTTGGATGTTCCGCAGGATGATGCCCAGCCGGACGCTGAGCATGTGGGGTGGCTGGTGGCCCTGGCTTACCCGGAGCGCGTAGCTTTACTGCGCCCCGGCGAGCGCGGACGTTACCTGCTGGCGGGTGGGCAGGGGGCCGAACTGTCCCCTGATGATCCCTTAAGTGGCCAGAGTGCGCTGGCGGTGGCCCATCTGGACGGCGTAGCCGAAGGGCGGCGTGGTCCTGAAGGCCGCATCTTCCTGGCCGCGCCGCTGGCCCGTCAGGAGTTGGAGGCGCGGGCCACCTGGCAGCCACGTACCGATTGGGACAGCCGCACCGGACGCCTGCTGGCGCAGGAGGAATGGCGCGTGGGAGCGCTGGTCCTGGATACCCGCCCACTACGCGAACCTGACCCGCACGCGGCTGCGGCCGCCGTGGCCCGCGCCGTGACCCGCGAGGGGCTCCACCTGCTGACCTTTTCCCCGGCGGCCCAGAGTCTGCGGGACCGGGTAAACTCGCTGCGGACCTGGCGGCCCGATGAGGGTTGGCCCAACCTGAGCGACGCGGCCCTGCTAAGAAGCACGGATATCTGGCTGGCCCCTTTTCTGGCTGGCATCCGCAGCCGTGAGGCGCTGGCCCGATTGGACTTGCTCCCGGCCCTGCAAGCGCAGTTGCCCTGGCCGCTGGCCTCGCAACTGGATGATCTGGCCCCCACCCACCTCACCGTGCCCAGTGGCAACCGTATCCGGCTGGACTACGCCCCCGACGGCAGCCCCCCGGTGCTGGCAGTCAAGGTGCAGGAGCTGTTCGGCCTCAATGACACGCCGACGGTGAATGCGGGCCGGACCGCCGTGTTGCTGCACCTGCTATCCCCCGCCCGCCGCCCGGTCCAGGTCACGCAGGACCTCCGCTCCTTCTGGCAACACGGTTACTTCGAGGTGCGTAAGGATCTGCGGGGGCGCTACCCCAAGCACCCCTGGCCGGATGACCCAGCCAGTCACGCGCCCACCGCCAAGACGAAACGGGCGCTGGAGCGCGGCTGA
- a CDS encoding tetratricopeptide repeat protein — protein MSPQSEQLAQAWAAIEAGHYAEAEALLRADTTPEGRHALGYAYTFAGNFGAARAVYQQLCQAAKGEADEHRYLHQLGMVEREAGDHAAALALFEQERKLIERQGLGPLECAVNGYELALSRHALGQEREAHAALADAFAEAVTADDATTLGCLWRLAGDFARADDNAEAAQDAYTHARTHFAAAEDTAAVEEIQGRLAGLER, from the coding sequence GTGAGTCCTCAAAGTGAGCAACTGGCACAGGCCTGGGCGGCCATCGAAGCCGGACACTATGCCGAGGCCGAGGCCCTCCTGCGGGCCGACACCACTCCGGAAGGACGTCATGCGCTGGGCTACGCCTATACCTTCGCAGGCAATTTCGGTGCAGCCCGCGCCGTCTATCAGCAGTTGTGCCAAGCGGCGAAAGGGGAGGCTGACGAGCACCGCTATCTGCACCAGTTGGGCATGGTGGAGCGCGAAGCCGGAGACCATGCGGCCGCCCTCGCCCTGTTTGAGCAGGAGCGCAAGCTGATCGAACGCCAGGGGCTGGGTCCGCTGGAATGCGCTGTGAATGGCTATGAGCTGGCCCTGAGTCGCCACGCTCTGGGCCAGGAACGTGAAGCCCACGCAGCGCTGGCCGATGCTTTCGCTGAGGCGGTCACAGCAGACGACGCGACGACCCTGGGCTGCCTGTGGCGGCTGGCGGGTGACTTTGCGCGTGCCGATGACAACGCAGAAGCAGCCCAAGACGCTTATACCCATGCCCGCACCCACTTTGCGGCGGCTGAGGATACGGCAGCCGTAGAGGAGATACAGGGTCGCCTCGCCGGGTTGGAGCGGTAG
- a CDS encoding NAD(P)/FAD-dependent oxidoreductase — MAQPSHTLQLPSDQTEADHQRSPYDYDAAVIGAGPAGLSAALVLGTARRRVLLLDGGPPRNAAAQAAHGVFTRDGADPLSLKAEGLRQLEPYDVTVEQGAARQVRLAEDGFVVRLAVGEVRVRRLLLATGLEDLLPAVNGLRERWGESVHHCPYCDGWPNREAQLAVLGSHQEGHHLALSMRAWTDHLTLLTNGPDELTAEQRRDLQRLDIALDTRPILRLSDAGRADLARVHFRDGDTLDLEAVFLNPQQRQRSNLPHRLGLQLDDKGRVQVNEHGMTSLRGIWAAGDMTGAPQYVMSAAAAGQVAAVSLNATLIHEDVHGYGAAFHESPESEDKGAEL, encoded by the coding sequence ATGGCCCAGCCCTCTCACACGCTTCAACTTCCCTCGGACCAGACCGAAGCAGACCACCAGCGCTCACCCTACGACTACGACGCCGCCGTGATCGGTGCCGGTCCAGCGGGCCTGAGTGCCGCCCTGGTGCTGGGTACGGCCCGCCGCCGGGTGCTGCTGCTGGACGGTGGACCACCGCGCAATGCTGCTGCGCAGGCTGCACATGGCGTTTTTACGCGGGATGGTGCCGATCCGCTGAGCCTCAAGGCCGAAGGGTTGCGGCAGCTGGAACCTTATGACGTGACGGTGGAGCAGGGAGCAGCGCGCCAGGTGCGGTTGGCCGAGGACGGCTTCGTGGTGCGGCTGGCGGTGGGTGAGGTGCGGGTCAGGCGGTTGCTGCTGGCGACGGGCCTAGAAGACCTGCTGCCAGCGGTCAATGGTCTGCGTGAACGCTGGGGCGAGTCGGTCCATCACTGTCCTTACTGTGACGGCTGGCCCAACCGTGAAGCGCAGCTGGCGGTTTTGGGCAGTCACCAGGAGGGCCACCACCTGGCGCTGAGCATGCGGGCCTGGACCGATCACCTCACCCTGCTGACCAACGGCCCTGATGAACTGACCGCTGAGCAGCGCCGTGACCTGCAGCGGCTGGACATTGCCCTGGACACCCGGCCCATCCTGCGGCTGTCGGACGCTGGGCGAGCTGACCTGGCCCGTGTGCATTTCCGGGATGGAGACACTCTGGACTTGGAAGCCGTGTTTCTGAATCCGCAGCAGCGGCAGCGCAGCAACCTGCCACACCGTCTGGGTCTACAGCTGGATGACAAAGGCCGCGTCCAGGTCAACGAACACGGCATGACCAGCCTGCGCGGGATCTGGGCGGCAGGGGACATGACCGGAGCGCCGCAGTATGTCATGAGCGCCGCCGCTGCTGGTCAGGTGGCTGCCGTCAGCCTGAACGCCACCCTGATTCATGAGGATGTGCATGGGTACGGCGCCGCCTTTCACGAGTCACCTGAGAGCGAGGACAAGGGAGCGGAGCTGTGA